The genomic region ATGGCAAAATTAACCGCATACATCTTTGTATTGCTTGCAAGGTCAAATAAAGTCTTTTCCGTTACAGGAATCACTTCGTCAAGCGTATTGCCTGCGCTATCAACCCTGCTGATGGCGCCGTAAGCGCTGTTCTTAATCATCTTGCCATCTTTAATAATGACAAGCTGAGCGCCGGGAAACCCCGCTTCCGTTTCAGCAGTCAGGAGTTGATCAACTATTTCGAGCGTTTCGGCTGAATACGGTGCATCTTTCTGTTGTTTTTTTAAAGCCTCCTGCGAATTGGAAAGCGGCAAAATAACAGGGTAGGGTATCTTTACCTGTAATGAAGGTTGTTCTTGTGCCATACCGTTTCCGGCAGGAGTAAGCGCCGCAATATAGAGCATATTTCTACCATTTTGAATATATGGTGATGCATCAAAGCACATCGGTTTACCCGTACAGATGGATTGTGTCGGAACTTTTTGATTATTGATGTACAAATCGAAAGAAGCAAGCCCCTGTGCCCAAAAATAAATATAAGCCTGCCCTTTATACGCGGTAAACGCAAGATAGTTATTCGGTAAAATAGAATCGTCGTATTCCTTCATCGGAATCGGAAACGTCTGTTCCGCTTGCATTTGTGTATCTGCAGAAAATACTGCTTCAATCATTCCGGCATCATCGGTAGGCAATACGCTGTCGTGTTTACGGGCAGAGGCAGAAGCGCATCCCAAAAGGCTCAACAGAAAATATGAAATAACAACCGATACAGCAAACGGCCAAAGGAACAATCTAAGGGAAAATCGGGAAGGCTTCATATCCGGCATCCTTTAACCGGAGCCCCATATCTCCGGCAGCGTTCTCTTTAACAAGTACGGCAAAATAAACAGTGCCGCTGGGACGCATTTCTTCTTTTATAATGGGAGTAAAATGTTTTTTTTGCAAATCAGTGGCAAGCGCTTCCGCATATTTTTTTGTCTTATAAAATCCAAGCTGATAATAGGAAGGCTTCGCCTGTGTTTCGGAGCCCGCTGCTGTTTTTGAGGATTGAGCAGGAGTGGCCTCTGCTTTTGATGCAGCGCTCGATTGCAGTGAAGTTTTCGTCGCTTCCGATGGCGTACCCGTTTTAGAGACTGTGCTTGTTTTAGAAGCGGTGCTTCCGGCGGCCGGTTTTTGCGCAAGTCCGCTCCTTGGCATTAAGTACCAAAAAGTTGACGGCTGTACGGTAACGGTTCCATTCACCGCCGCCGCTTCCATACCGGCAGGGTACTCTTTCAGCAGCCGCTGCTTTGCATCCTCATCACCATTGACCCACCAGAGTGTAAACAGCAATGCAGGATGATATTCCGAAAAAGCCTTTTTCTTAGTATAGGCGGTAATGAGGGGTACAGCTCGATCAACCCGGTCTTCGGCGAGCAGTCTCCACGTATCATACACGGCGGCTCTCCGGTAATATGGATCTTCATCGCTCACCGGTAGCGCGGCGGCGATTTCACTTAACAGGCTTCGGGCAGAATCCATACTGCCGCCGCAAAGCAACACACGAACCGCATCCAATAAAAGCGCAGTTTTTTTATCGGTAGTATCGAACCCCGCCGCCTGCCGGTAACAGTCCGCCGCATTGGAATAATTCCCGTTATGTTGTTCATACTCTGCCAACAGCGTCAGCGCTTGAACTTTTGCCTGAGCATTCGGGAGTGTCGCCAAATTCTTTTCAAAAAATTGCCGGACAGCCGCATCTGTCTTTTGTGCAAAGGCTTTTTGCGCCAAAGTTTGCACGGCGGGCTGCAACGCCGGTTCCGAAGATTCCGCAAAGGCTCCGGCAGCGGCATTTATCATCATTGCTCCGACGATAATGATAAAAAAAAGATATGGTTTTCTAAATCCTAAACAGCAGCTACGCATCCTGCTTTGCCGTCCCGTTCTCTTCGGAATGTTTCTTTTTCCCGAACCAACGGCGTTTTTCAGGTTTTAATTCAACTTTTTCAACATCATGGTACAAAGCCGCTTGCTTTTCAGCCTTTTTCATTTTATGACGGCTGCTGATAAGAAAGGGCAAAACCGCAATATTCCCAAGCAAAAATGCAAACAGCATACTTAAAAAAATCGGCACATCTTTAAATACGTAAAAAATGACGGAAATATCGCAACGGTTCGATAGATTAAAGCCCATAAACAGCACAAGCATCAGCATTACAATAATAAAATACACTAACTTTCCCGGCATTATATCCTCCCATGGAATTCCTTATACGACAGGGACAGCCCTAAACGTTTTCCCTTTTACGGATTGTAATTGAACTTTCATAAAATGTCCAATATGTTTCGGATCACACTTTTCCGCAAGCACAGTCATCTCCCCCTGTTCGGTATGTCCGAACAATTCATCGGGATTATTTCTCGACTGCGATTCAACCAACATCATAACGGTTGAACCAACCCGTTGCTGCATTTTAAGATCGGTAATATGTTGCTGTAAATCGATAACCTGTTGCAGCCGGTTAATCCGCTCGACATCGGGAATCCGGTCGGGAAAATCGTACGCTTTGGTTCCTTCACGCGGGTTATAATGATACATAAAAGCCGAATCAAACTGCACCGTCCTCATCAAGTTGAGCGTTTTTTCAAACTCTGCCTGTGTTTCTCCCGGAAACCCGATTAAAATATCGGTTGTCAGTACAATATCCGGTATCCGTTTACGGAGCTTTTCAACAATAGTAAGGTATTGCTCAACAGTATAGCAGCGATTCATTCGCGCAAGAATTTCGTTGGAGCCGTTTTGTACCGGCAAATGGAGCGATTTACATATCCGCGGATCCGCCGCCATCACCTCAATCAGCTCATCCGATAAATCTTTCGGATGACTTGAGATAAAGCGTATCCATTTAATAACGTCCTGTTCGGCACACGTCGCTGAAACGGCACGAAGCAAAGACGGAAAACTCACCGCTGCTCCCGTGGCAGGGTCAACTCCGTGATACGAATTGACGTTCTGCCCCAACAGCGTAATTTCCCGAACATTCTTTCCGCTTAAAAACCGAATCTCATCCAAAATGCTTTCAACCGGACGGGAAATTTCCCTCCCACGGATATACGGCACAATGCAGTACGTACAAAAATTATTACAGCCGTTCATAATCGGGACAAAGCTTTGAAAAGCCCCTTCGGTATACGAACATTTGGAAAAATGATAGCGCTGTTCATTGCTGGACTGCGGACTAAGCGCCGTCAGCTCAGCGATACCTTCCTTCGTGCCTGCCCAAAGCGTTTCCCTTTCAACTGCATCGAAGATTGCTGTAAATTGATCCCGTTCAAACATCCCGACGACATAATCAAGCAGCGGGAATTTTTCCTTTATCTGATCATGCAGCCGCTGTGCCATACAGCCCATTAAGACAATCGTAAAATTCCGCTTCTTTTTCATCGCGGAAAAAAGACCGAGCCGCCCGAATACGCGGGTTTCGGCGGTTATCCGTACTGAACAGGTATTCACAATCAGCAAATTGCAGTGCTGTATATCTTCGGCAGCCTCCCAGCCGCGTTCCCGCAAGAGCTGTTCCAATGCCGCAGACTCGGCAAAGTTCATTTGACATCCATACGTTTCAATAAAGTATTTCAAAATATGTATTCCTAAAATTATCTATAAAATAAATAAGGCAGCTCTCAACACTGAGTTTTTTAGCGATGCCTAATATAAAAAGTTTTCCACCTTACCGACGATTTAAAAAGCGATGCAATTTTAATGCAAGATTATCATATTTCCAACGGAGGACGCTCCCTTTTTCAAGGGTTTTGTTTGCAATAAGCGGAAATTCGGCAAGTACCAGCGGTTTCCCCTCATCTTCCGCAAAGAATTGCACCTTTCCGATTTTTTCTCCTGCTGCAATGGGAGCGGCGAGCGCACCGGGCACGAGTATACGCGAATGAATTTCAGCGATATTCTCTGCTGTACCGTTTAATTCAGTACCGGAAAGAGGAACGGTAAAAGCTCCGCCATTTCCGCACGGATCATCCGGCAGCGGCAACAGCGCCGTTCTGTTCGCCTGTTCTTTTGCCCCGACAACGGGAATAGCCGGAATATCCAATGGAAAATTCTGTGCATATCTTGTGGAAAAGTGAGAAAACGCCCATTCCATCAATATTGAGCAGTTCTCTTCCCGTAGTGCCTTCCCTTCCGCCATATTTTTACCGGCGCCGCCTAAAATAACCGCAATGAACCGGATACCGTTCCGCTGTGCGGTAAGCGCAATATTAAAACCGGACTCATAAATAAATCCCGTCTTAATGCCGTCGCATCCGTCCAGTTTACCCAATAGCGTATTCGTCGCCGGCTGGCGGATAATTGTTTGCGCTTTAAGCATATTATGCGGCTGCGGATAGCTGAATTCCCGCAGCGAGTGAAACTGTGCAAGGTGGTCAGGGTATTTCCGCACATACACTGCACAAAAACGGGCAAAATCACGGGCAGTTGTGCGGTTATATTCACTCAAGCCGTTTGCATCCTCAAAGTGCGTATTTTGTAAACCGAGCGCTGCGACGGCTTCATTCATCTGCCGAACAAAGGCCTCCACAGAACCGGCGGTATGCATTGCAAGCGCCACCGCCGCGTCATTACCGGAAACGACCGCAATACCCCTCATCAGCTCCTCAACGGTTACCCGCTGATTTTTTCCCAAAAACATTAGCGATGACCCCGATGGAATATTTACCGCCCACGATTCTGCAGGCGGCATGATAGTATCGGTCAAGCTGATTTCTCCCCGCTCAACAGCCTGCATCACCGTGTACATCGCAACCAATTTTGTTAATGAAGCAGGAGGAATACTTTGATCGGGATTTTTTTCGAATAAAAGAGCTCCACTCGCAGCGTCCATCACAACAGCGGAACG from Treponema vincentii harbors:
- the miaB gene encoding tRNA (N6-isopentenyl adenosine(37)-C2)-methylthiotransferase MiaB — protein: MKYFIETYGCQMNFAESAALEQLLRERGWEAAEDIQHCNLLIVNTCSVRITAETRVFGRLGLFSAMKKKRNFTIVLMGCMAQRLHDQIKEKFPLLDYVVGMFERDQFTAIFDAVERETLWAGTKEGIAELTALSPQSSNEQRYHFSKCSYTEGAFQSFVPIMNGCNNFCTYCIVPYIRGREISRPVESILDEIRFLSGKNVREITLLGQNVNSYHGVDPATGAAVSFPSLLRAVSATCAEQDVIKWIRFISSHPKDLSDELIEVMAADPRICKSLHLPVQNGSNEILARMNRCYTVEQYLTIVEKLRKRIPDIVLTTDILIGFPGETQAEFEKTLNLMRTVQFDSAFMYHYNPREGTKAYDFPDRIPDVERINRLQQVIDLQQHITDLKMQQRVGSTVMMLVESQSRNNPDELFGHTEQGEMTVLAEKCDPKHIGHFMKVQLQSVKGKTFRAVPVV
- a CDS encoding D-alanyl-D-alanine carboxypeptidase family protein: MDAASGALLFEKNPDQSIPPASLTKLVAMYTVMQAVERGEISLTDTIMPPAESWAVNIPSGSSLMFLGKNQRVTVEELMRGIAVVSGNDAAVALAMHTAGSVEAFVRQMNEAVAALGLQNTHFEDANGLSEYNRTTARDFARFCAVYVRKYPDHLAQFHSLREFSYPQPHNMLKAQTIIRQPATNTLLGKLDGCDGIKTGFIYESGFNIALTAQRNGIRFIAVILGGAGKNMAEGKALREENCSILMEWAFSHFSTRYAQNFPLDIPAIPVVGAKEQANRTALLPLPDDPCGNGGAFTVPLSGTELNGTAENIAEIHSRILVPGALAAPIAAGEKIGKVQFFAEDEGKPLVLAEFPLIANKTLEKGSVLRWKYDNLALKLHRFLNRR